One Mus musculus strain C57BL/6J chromosome X, GRCm38.p6 C57BL/6J DNA window includes the following coding sequences:
- the Ssxb6 gene encoding synovial sarcoma, X member B, breakpoint 6, giving the protein METVSSCEKIPMEVLYEPKNICKAFQDISTYFSDEEWVKLTQWQKSAYVYMKRNYIRMTDLGVTVNQPVFMRGKEQAKQSLVEGIEIHDSDDECFEGSFGVTPIKRMKLTSVTISIHNVEGSHDSGENDSNLAETGGIQVNVWSHRLRERKYRVIYSEISDPEEEEDDDY; this is encoded by the exons ATGGAAACAGTGAGTTCCTGTGAAAAGATCCCCATGGAAGTGCTTTATGAACCAAAGAATATCTGCAAG GCATTCCAGGATATTTCTACATACTTCTCTGATGAAGAGTGGGTAAAGCTGACTCAATGGCAGAAAAGTGCCTATGTGTACATGAAAAGAAACTACATCAGAATGACTGACCTAG GTGTCACTGTGAACCAACCAGTTTTCATGCGTGGCAAGGAGCAGGCCAAGCAATCCCTGGTCGAAGGCATTGAAATTCATGACAGTGATG ATGAATGCTTTGAAGGATCTTTTGGTGTGACACCGATAAAACGAATGAAG CTGACATCAGTGACAATAAGTATTCATAATGTAGAAGGAAGCCATGACTCTGGAGAGAATGATTCAAACTTGGCAG AAACTGGTGGCATTCAGGTCAATGTTTGGAGCCACCGGCTGCGAGAGAGGAAGTATCGAGTGATATATTCAGAGATTAGTGAtcctgaagaggaagaagatgatgattaCTGA